In Xenorhabdus griffiniae, the genomic window ATATCGCCTAAAATTATTGATGCCTGAAAATATGAGCCTTGAGAGACAGGCATCAATGCGGGCTTACGGTGCTGAATTAATTTTAGTCAGTAAAGAATTGGGAATGGAAGGTGCGCGGGATTTGGCGCAAGAAATGGAGAAGAATGGGGAAGGAAAAGTTCTGGACCAATTTAATAATACGGATAATGCGCTGGCACATTTTAATACTACTGGCCCAGAAATTTGGCAGCAAACACAGGGACGCATCACACACTTTGTTTCCAGTATGGGAACAACAGGCACGATTACGGGAGTAAGCCGCTATTTGAAATCTCAGTCTGACAGAGTGAAGGTGACTGGATTACAACCGGCGAAAGATAGCCATATTCCTGGTATTCGTCGCTGGGCTCCGGCGTATATGCCCGGAATCTATCAGGAAGAGCTGGTGGATCAGATCCTGGATATCACCCAAACAGAAGCGGAAAATACCATGCGTTTGTTGGCCAAAAAGGAAGGTATTTTCTGTGGCGTCAGCTCTGGTGGCGCCGTTGCTGGCGCGTTACGCATCGCAGCCGAAAATCCTGGGGCAGTCATTGTAGCGATTATTTGTGATCGTGGTGACAGGTACTTGTCCACAGGAGTATTTAATTAACTTTTTATCATCCATAAAAAAATCGCCCTGTTTTATCGAGCATTCTACTAACTAGCCTGATAAAGCAGTGGCGATTCACCGGCAGGTCATCAATTAAAATGAATCGGTTAACAGAAAAAGAGGCAAATATCCCTCAATGATTTTTCTGTTATTTTTTGATTCTCATGATGACTGACTCACCTACGACTACGGAGCCATTGACTTTCGTTAACTCTTTAATTTCATCCATGTTAGAAATAACAACAGGAGTTAAGGTTGATTTAGCCCTTTCTTCCAGAAATGCCAGATCAAACTCTAAAACCAAATCACCTTTTTGTACCCGTTGACCTTCTTCGGCAATGCGTTTAAAACCTTCACCTTTCAGTTCAACGGTATCAATACCAAAATGGACGAATAGCTCAATGCCACTATCAGATTCGATAGAAAAAGCATGATTAGTTTCGAAGATCTTACCAATGGTGCCATCAACAGGAGCGACAATTTTATTGCCAGTTGGTTTAATCGCGATACCATCACCAACGATTTTTTCGGCAAACACAACATCTGGAACATCTTCGATGTTGACTATCTCACCTGACAATGGCGCGATAATTTCAATACTGCCACTATTTTTTTTATCGTCTGAAACCAGAGATTTCAATTTATCAAGCAGACCCATGAATCTTCTCCTAATTGTTTAATGGGACCGTATTCTGGCTAATTTTTAGCAGAGTGTTTTTTCTCTGGTAAAGGTGTCAACCAAATCCATCAATTCCTTTGCTGTTGGCTGAGTCAAAGCCTGCTCTGCCAGTGCTTTTGCATCATCATAATTAGTATTACGGATGATCTTTTTAATGCGTGGAATTGATATTGCACTCATGCTGAACTCATCCAATCCCATGCCCAAG contains:
- the cysM gene encoding cysteine synthase CysM, which gives rise to MASLEEFIGNTPLVKLQRITKGVDAEIWVKLEGNNPAGSVKDRAALSMILQAELRGEIASGDVLIEATSGNTGIALAMIAAVKGYRLKLLMPENMSLERQASMRAYGAELILVSKELGMEGARDLAQEMEKNGEGKVLDQFNNTDNALAHFNTTGPEIWQQTQGRITHFVSSMGTTGTITGVSRYLKSQSDRVKVTGLQPAKDSHIPGIRRWAPAYMPGIYQEELVDQILDITQTEAENTMRLLAKKEGIFCGVSSGGAVAGALRIAAENPGAVIVAIICDRGDRYLSTGVFN
- the crr gene encoding PTS glucose transporter subunit IIA; its protein translation is MGLLDKLKSLVSDDKKNSGSIEIIAPLSGEIVNIEDVPDVVFAEKIVGDGIAIKPTGNKIVAPVDGTIGKIFETNHAFSIESDSGIELFVHFGIDTVELKGEGFKRIAEEGQRVQKGDLVLEFDLAFLEERAKSTLTPVVISNMDEIKELTKVNGSVVVGESVIMRIKK